The following coding sequences are from one Candidatus Zixiibacteriota bacterium window:
- a CDS encoding right-handed parallel beta-helix repeat-containing protein, with protein sequence MLTATRRALWSVLLLAVSTNATQYYVAPSGDDAYTGLTPAEAWQSIDNGAAKEILVPGDTVNILPGNYLIPQSVDLKTSGTGTAPILYRGLNGRPVIDGQSGSFDLVTVSASFVQVQNLEFTGSTKVGVMVKGDSCVVHECYIHDVGTEGISIESSGNLVTRTILLGTGNAGIFNKKGALSNRYFGNTIHATNTGIDIQVNESSARIFNNIITDCVHGISGVAGNVCAFNILWNNQAGPYFGGVVDSAGGMIADPMFLDTTNHDLRLNFGSPAIDAGVDLGYSFNGLAPDIGALECGELARLEIFPVRDTLSADSAYQFSALAYDSANLAAASGNLIWSHTFPTGIIDSTGLFTPVGTASGRVTVNSDLNGISAQTGLMTIRPGSPVSFSVAPDTLTIASGNSQTFAFKAYDLQGNQVVELGQINWTVNGGIGTIDSTGLFVAHVAGTGTIEAQSSLGFTAVSGQILVVPGPVVYLDVLPAVNIVPTLTSYQYTAIGYDSDSNFIADYTDSVIWSTTDLVGGITATGMYSAGPVGTYWIKAAEGIIRDSGSVMVTLGGGLDHIRVEYFDGTPVGATILSTDNDTTRFYARGYSAVNALIGDVSVDWTIVGADTNNRIVPAVGTNAKLVLKRPGDIRVSATHVEGPVDTTGVLTIVTGQPVSLDVFPDTATVAIGATLGFSAIARDVDRNVTVPQPVVSWSVTDSIGSITVDGMFTSLNVGQGYVVASAGLLVDSSGPIQVTPGQLSSIHVVPDSVTVGIGDTVYFTAIGLDSAGNVTDPGVVTWLALGRVGNIDADGRYIAEAPGTGAVSATNSIAGIADTTGSLRVEELFFSTIPLGDGTIRPNGDATTVQAFRLENYYATTKTVTSIAVNDLSSGAGSSAQLAANMTTASVYADLNSDSTLTGVDSLLGTTPYLSGHMTLAISSIDIPADSGMTFLVTATSAALARDGDTVDVALIPGLDIETADLTIVAGPPLSNSRGITEIDGMVAGQIGVVSGGNNALRPDDSLVLCFAFDLPRNGYQPDTLKAVDIINSGSAVQTDISEFALYADNGDAVWGGPSAEISLGSLVFNGETWSRGGLSHPLPDIAARFFVTARPASFPHDGATIILGMPINGVRVSSNNDGPLDALVTSPDTITIQGRQALLASSVPIPSHSCTPGQNTGPVLAIELVNGYAETIAIDTIRFSFVGIDPQGAIDAQLAGQIDSVFLYLDKDNDITSVSSADSLIAVDILVNSVAVFDASSLPLAGSGGTQTVFVTAKLSLTNAKNGNTVAFRAVDSTAFICDRPVRVNGTFPLTNAAPFIIDAFPAASVTVHVLPPVNLYAGQTDQLVFDFELPRNGYAADLLSQLNLLNSGSLPDNNLLQNVRLWQDETGDGFTPDDPLLGEFTASGNLWRLDGQKAALDSVANRFFVTVSISDKQLGGGTIRFDIPVQGVRFASGSTGPDDQSVVNPSSFVIFPSNRVTAISIPINTTTVYPGATGNVLMTFALYNGYLGQTKTLAQVTLTNASRSASSTAFADHELGQVSLYLDMNQNRVFDNDSVIGTGLFAQGKLRFEGLSTALPSESLAYFFVAATLPTDLIDSDSLFVVIEQPTDLAFTELVNLNGDLPLSSGGSLVVDGSVRRQYRQFGPVGRSLTPGDSDVVFLAFSPAANGDRMDELQQIALVNMGSGDTASFANLELWLDTDANRGLSTGDSLVGAFVYDGGVYTAQGLSIPVPPTPPGLLVVGDISISALPDATFRAEIPLTACAYGSANDGPIDSSIAAAGVFTVSTSGLRVAPDTLRASYSVGQSIEVSIATTNVTSGTISAVATEIVNISDSQLVRLDSSIAGPLDLGAGQTFTSRFYFTAVGQGAVWWQLRSVSQASADSSPVIQTAPTTIQRAISPVNLQLLNTSPTAVTRGQTNIFCMTLKCPHPDSDPSVAAMALESFHVKVVDGQGVDVPASSVFSRMVLTTGLDILGVITVVPAQTDIVFSFGTPLVVVPGASQNLMLVVDVDSNAVPAGFMIAIDSASWVPWFDANTGQLIPTGTATVYPLRSEVTRIDSPAEQIAVSAVSCALPTINYAQQRVDILKLYVRHTGALGYSSVQLTRLALAVVDSNGVALAAGDLFSEIELHKPGNILGSVVPLPNDTNRLDIPLTTPVNLNPLELDSMYVAVTVKPFTGEPGFSLIIADSTNLTVRDLNTGAAVPTVPDTALASGTVFPIVSAWTSFRMPAQAPLLCLADIAIPSVSGGADSVPLFAYSVTYSASAAYSNVRLTRVGMRPVDGGGTPLDPNQLLDRIGYRVGTGPIWYAPSLTVASGELTLMLGDTGLVLAPADSLTIQIVGDLRLEAPYSEFAFSVTGAVEFDVIDVSDTTNRPGLATAPGCSQSFPFTAGLTSIVLPAGRPQATRSDLPVRIAGAGSRGVELFDGSLTYSSASPVGQIEVRGLTAALKRRPSGNGSLEPARASIDVVHLEINGLEVGTDSLLAQDSISIVMAAPLMVSRGDMVSIRLTCDLSESAPVGNIVVIFADSSFLQITDRSSATTVYPVLSGVVYPVDAGEISVVAADLGASFTNYPNPFNPARNEATTIGFVLNEAATIDIDIFTVTGEPVTNVVRHEFRAAGAYQSDSWGGNNGVGRTVQPGVYFCRITATYETGRIESFRRKIAVVR encoded by the coding sequence ATGTTGACAGCGACGCGACGAGCTCTTTGGTCAGTTCTGCTTCTGGCGGTTTCTACCAACGCCACCCAGTACTATGTCGCGCCCTCAGGCGACGATGCCTATACGGGTTTGACACCTGCGGAGGCTTGGCAGTCGATTGACAACGGCGCCGCCAAAGAAATTCTGGTTCCCGGTGATACGGTTAATATACTCCCGGGGAATTACCTTATCCCACAGTCAGTCGATCTCAAAACATCAGGCACAGGTACCGCCCCCATACTCTATCGTGGTTTAAATGGACGACCCGTTATTGACGGTCAATCCGGTTCGTTCGACCTAGTGACCGTCTCAGCCTCCTTTGTCCAAGTGCAGAATCTGGAGTTTACGGGTTCAACGAAAGTTGGGGTCATGGTAAAGGGGGACTCCTGTGTCGTTCATGAATGCTACATTCACGATGTTGGCACCGAGGGTATCAGCATCGAAAGTTCCGGCAACTTGGTAACGCGAACGATCCTTCTGGGCACCGGCAACGCCGGGATATTCAACAAGAAAGGGGCTCTTTCAAACCGCTACTTCGGAAACACGATCCATGCTACGAATACCGGAATTGATATCCAGGTTAATGAAAGCAGTGCGCGCATCTTCAACAACATTATTACCGACTGCGTCCATGGCATCTCCGGGGTCGCCGGCAATGTCTGCGCGTTTAATATTCTGTGGAACAATCAGGCCGGACCGTATTTCGGAGGCGTAGTCGATTCGGCGGGCGGTATGATTGCCGATCCGATGTTTCTCGACACGACCAACCATGACCTTCGACTCAACTTCGGCTCGCCGGCAATCGATGCCGGTGTCGATCTTGGCTACTCCTTCAATGGTCTTGCGCCGGACATCGGCGCCTTGGAGTGCGGTGAACTGGCCCGCCTAGAGATCTTCCCGGTTCGCGACACATTATCCGCCGATTCGGCCTATCAGTTCAGCGCCCTCGCGTACGACAGTGCCAACCTGGCGGCTGCTTCGGGGAACCTGATCTGGTCGCACACGTTTCCGACGGGCATCATAGACAGCACCGGTCTGTTCACACCTGTCGGTACCGCATCCGGCAGAGTCACAGTTAATTCAGATCTCAACGGCATCTCGGCACAGACCGGCCTCATGACGATTCGTCCGGGATCTCCCGTGTCGTTTTCGGTGGCACCGGACACGTTGACGATTGCATCAGGGAACAGCCAGACATTCGCTTTCAAGGCGTACGACCTGCAAGGGAACCAAGTCGTCGAACTTGGCCAAATCAATTGGACTGTGAATGGTGGAATTGGGACCATCGATTCGACCGGACTATTTGTTGCCCATGTAGCGGGTACGGGCACAATTGAGGCACAAAGCAGTCTTGGATTTACGGCCGTCTCAGGACAGATACTGGTAGTGCCCGGACCTGTGGTCTATCTCGATGTTCTCCCGGCCGTCAACATCGTTCCTACCCTCACCTCGTACCAGTACACGGCCATTGGATACGACAGCGACTCCAATTTCATTGCCGACTATACGGATTCGGTTATCTGGTCGACCACTGACCTGGTGGGGGGCATTACCGCGACCGGCATGTACTCCGCCGGGCCGGTTGGAACTTACTGGATAAAAGCTGCAGAAGGTATCATCAGGGACTCCGGCAGCGTGATGGTCACCCTCGGGGGCGGCCTTGACCACATACGGGTCGAGTACTTTGACGGTACACCGGTGGGTGCGACGATCTTATCGACTGACAACGACACGACTCGCTTCTATGCCAGAGGGTATAGCGCCGTTAACGCCCTGATCGGGGACGTTTCGGTCGACTGGACGATCGTTGGCGCTGATACCAACAACAGAATCGTACCGGCCGTGGGGACAAACGCGAAACTCGTGCTCAAACGACCCGGCGACATACGCGTGTCGGCGACGCATGTGGAGGGACCTGTAGACACCACGGGTGTCCTTACTATCGTTACCGGCCAGCCGGTTTCGCTCGACGTGTTCCCTGATACCGCCACCGTGGCCATCGGTGCGACACTCGGGTTCAGTGCGATCGCTCGGGACGTCGACAGGAACGTGACGGTACCTCAGCCGGTGGTGAGCTGGTCTGTTACCGATAGTATTGGTTCGATCACAGTCGATGGCATGTTCACCAGCTTAAATGTAGGGCAGGGGTATGTTGTTGCCTCAGCAGGCCTTCTTGTGGATTCGAGTGGGCCAATCCAAGTAACACCCGGCCAGTTGAGCAGCATTCACGTCGTACCTGACTCGGTAACAGTTGGCATCGGAGATACTGTCTATTTTACGGCTATCGGTCTCGACAGCGCCGGAAACGTGACGGATCCCGGCGTTGTCACCTGGCTGGCACTGGGACGGGTCGGCAATATCGATGCGGACGGGCGATATATTGCAGAAGCTCCCGGTACAGGCGCAGTCAGCGCAACCAACAGTATTGCCGGAATCGCCGACACTACCGGCAGTTTGCGCGTGGAAGAGCTGTTCTTTTCCACTATTCCACTCGGCGACGGCACGATCAGACCGAACGGTGACGCGACAACGGTGCAGGCGTTCCGGCTGGAGAACTATTACGCCACTACGAAAACAGTGACATCGATAGCCGTTAACGATCTGTCTTCAGGTGCGGGTTCATCAGCTCAGCTCGCCGCCAACATGACCACTGCATCTGTCTATGCGGACCTCAACAGCGATTCGACTCTTACCGGCGTCGACTCGCTCTTGGGCACAACTCCCTATCTTTCAGGACACATGACACTGGCCATATCGTCAATCGATATCCCGGCCGACAGCGGTATGACCTTTCTCGTGACGGCGACATCCGCTGCGCTTGCACGAGACGGCGACACGGTTGACGTTGCGCTCATCCCGGGTCTGGATATCGAGACCGCAGACCTGACGATTGTCGCGGGACCGCCCCTATCGAATTCTCGAGGGATCACGGAGATTGACGGGATGGTGGCCGGACAGATCGGGGTAGTGTCAGGTGGGAACAACGCGCTCAGACCGGACGACAGTCTTGTCCTCTGCTTTGCATTCGACCTGCCGCGCAACGGCTATCAGCCGGACACACTCAAAGCTGTGGATATCATCAACAGCGGATCGGCGGTCCAGACCGATATCTCGGAGTTCGCGCTCTACGCCGACAACGGCGACGCAGTCTGGGGCGGACCGAGTGCCGAGATTTCGCTTGGGAGTCTGGTGTTTAACGGAGAAACGTGGTCACGGGGTGGTCTCTCACATCCGTTACCGGATATCGCCGCTCGTTTTTTCGTGACGGCTCGACCGGCCAGTTTCCCGCATGACGGCGCCACCATCATCCTGGGTATGCCAATAAACGGCGTGCGTGTGAGCTCGAACAACGACGGCCCGCTCGATGCGCTGGTTACGTCCCCTGATACGATCACGATACAGGGCCGCCAGGCGCTCCTCGCCAGCAGTGTACCAATACCCTCGCACAGCTGCACTCCAGGTCAGAATACCGGACCGGTGCTGGCAATAGAGTTGGTCAACGGCTATGCCGAGACCATCGCAATCGATACCATCAGATTCTCGTTCGTCGGCATCGACCCGCAGGGAGCAATCGACGCGCAGCTTGCCGGGCAGATCGATTCCGTTTTCCTGTACCTCGATAAGGACAATGATATTACGTCCGTTTCATCGGCCGATTCACTGATCGCTGTCGACATTCTGGTCAACAGCGTTGCGGTCTTTGATGCCAGCAGCCTCCCGCTGGCCGGAAGTGGCGGGACCCAAACGGTGTTCGTTACGGCGAAGCTCAGTCTGACGAACGCGAAAAACGGCAATACGGTGGCGTTTCGCGCGGTGGACTCCACCGCCTTCATCTGTGACCGCCCGGTACGCGTGAACGGGACATTCCCGCTGACAAACGCGGCGCCGTTCATTATCGATGCGTTTCCTGCGGCGTCCGTCACCGTGCATGTACTGCCACCGGTTAATCTTTACGCTGGACAGACCGATCAACTGGTCTTCGATTTTGAGCTGCCGCGTAACGGCTATGCCGCCGATTTACTTTCGCAGCTCAATCTGCTCAACAGTGGCTCACTGCCCGACAACAACCTCCTGCAAAATGTCCGGCTGTGGCAAGATGAGACCGGCGACGGTTTCACTCCCGATGATCCATTGCTCGGCGAATTCACGGCTTCGGGGAATCTCTGGCGGCTGGACGGTCAGAAAGCCGCGCTCGATTCGGTCGCAAATCGGTTCTTTGTCACTGTGTCGATCTCCGACAAACAGCTGGGTGGCGGCACCATTCGTTTCGATATACCGGTTCAAGGGGTTCGGTTCGCCTCCGGCTCGACAGGGCCTGATGATCAGAGCGTGGTCAACCCGTCGTCCTTTGTCATTTTTCCATCCAACCGTGTCACCGCCATATCGATACCGATCAACACGACAACAGTCTACCCCGGCGCGACCGGAAACGTACTCATGACGTTCGCCCTGTATAACGGCTACCTTGGCCAGACGAAAACGCTCGCACAGGTAACACTTACGAATGCGTCACGTTCGGCAAGCTCAACAGCCTTTGCAGACCACGAACTCGGCCAGGTGTCGCTGTATCTTGATATGAATCAGAACCGTGTCTTTGACAACGACAGTGTGATCGGGACAGGGCTGTTCGCTCAGGGCAAACTCAGGTTCGAGGGACTCTCTACCGCGTTGCCTTCGGAGTCACTCGCGTATTTCTTTGTCGCGGCAACCTTGCCGACAGATCTGATCGACTCCGACAGTCTCTTTGTGGTCATCGAACAACCGACCGATCTGGCGTTTACCGAACTTGTCAATCTCAATGGGGATTTGCCGTTGTCGAGTGGTGGAAGTCTGGTGGTCGACGGTTCTGTCCGCCGCCAGTATCGGCAATTCGGTCCGGTTGGTCGCTCGCTGACACCAGGGGATAGCGATGTCGTGTTCCTGGCCTTTTCTCCGGCCGCCAATGGTGATCGTATGGATGAACTCCAGCAGATCGCCCTCGTAAACATGGGCAGCGGCGATACGGCCTCTTTTGCAAATCTGGAGCTCTGGCTGGACACGGATGCCAATCGCGGATTAAGCACAGGGGATTCGCTCGTTGGCGCCTTCGTGTACGATGGTGGCGTGTACACTGCGCAGGGACTTTCAATACCTGTTCCTCCAACTCCTCCCGGCCTGCTGGTGGTCGGTGATATCAGCATCAGCGCGTTGCCCGATGCTACGTTCCGGGCCGAGATCCCTTTGACGGCCTGCGCGTATGGCTCTGCGAACGACGGGCCGATCGACTCCTCCATAGCGGCGGCGGGCGTCTTCACGGTCTCCACCTCAGGGCTCCGGGTAGCACCGGATACGCTTCGTGCCAGTTATTCTGTCGGGCAGTCTATCGAGGTAAGCATCGCAACCACCAACGTCACAAGTGGGACTATAAGCGCCGTCGCCACGGAGATCGTGAATATTTCCGATTCGCAACTGGTCCGTCTGGACAGCAGTATCGCCGGCCCGCTCGATCTCGGGGCCGGCCAGACTTTCACCAGTCGGTTCTATTTCACAGCCGTCGGCCAAGGCGCTGTGTGGTGGCAGTTAAGGTCGGTGTCGCAAGCGTCGGCAGATTCGTCGCCTGTGATTCAGACGGCGCCGACAACAATTCAAAGAGCGATTTCTCCCGTCAACCTTCAGCTCCTGAACACCAGCCCGACAGCGGTGACACGGGGGCAGACCAATATATTCTGCATGACGCTCAAGTGCCCTCATCCGGATTCGGACCCGTCGGTGGCGGCCATGGCCCTCGAGAGCTTTCATGTGAAAGTAGTGGACGGTCAGGGAGTTGATGTACCAGCCAGTTCCGTTTTCAGTCGTATGGTGCTCACCACTGGTTTGGATATCCTCGGCGTCATCACGGTTGTGCCGGCCCAGACCGATATCGTCTTCTCTTTTGGCACTCCATTGGTCGTTGTGCCGGGAGCCTCACAGAACCTGATGCTCGTTGTTGACGTCGATTCAAACGCCGTACCGGCTGGCTTCATGATCGCGATCGACAGTGCCTCGTGGGTGCCGTGGTTCGACGCGAACACCGGACAGTTGATCCCGACCGGCACAGCCACTGTCTACCCGCTCAGATCGGAGGTGACGCGCATTGATTCACCGGCGGAGCAGATTGCCGTCTCGGCGGTTTCCTGCGCACTCCCGACTATCAACTACGCGCAGCAGCGCGTGGACATTCTCAAGCTCTATGTACGTCATACCGGGGCATTGGGTTACTCGTCGGTACAACTGACCAGACTCGCACTGGCTGTGGTCGATTCGAATGGCGTCGCTCTTGCCGCCGGTGATCTGTTCAGCGAGATCGAACTCCACAAACCGGGGAATATCCTCGGTAGCGTGGTCCCGTTGCCGAACGACACCAACCGTCTCGACATCCCATTGACCACGCCGGTAAATCTTAACCCGCTGGAGTTAGACTCCATGTACGTTGCTGTCACGGTCAAACCGTTTACCGGCGAACCCGGATTCAGTCTGATCATTGCCGACAGCACCAACCTGACGGTACGCGATCTCAATACCGGAGCGGCTGTCCCCACAGTGCCGGACACTGCGCTCGCCAGCGGGACCGTCTTTCCCATTGTCTCGGCCTGGACATCTTTCCGGATGCCGGCGCAGGCTCCGTTACTGTGTTTAGCCGATATCGCAATCCCCTCGGTTTCGGGTGGCGCCGATTCCGTACCACTCTTCGCCTATTCGGTCACCTATTCTGCCTCCGCTGCATACTCGAACGTGCGATTGACGCGCGTCGGGATGCGCCCTGTTGACGGTGGCGGCACACCGCTTGACCCCAATCAGCTTCTGGACAGAATTGGATACCGGGTCGGTACAGGTCCGATATGGTATGCGCCATCTCTGACGGTCGCCAGCGGTGAACTAACCCTGATGCTCGGAGACACCGGCCTGGTGCTCGCCCCCGCCGACAGTCTCACCATTCAGATCGTAGGCGACCTTCGCTTAGAGGCGCCATACAGCGAATTCGCCTTCAGCGTCACGGGTGCCGTCGAATTTGATGTAATCGACGTGAGCGATACGACAAACCGGCCGGGATTGGCGACAGCCCCGGGCTGTTCTCAATCGTTCCCGTTCACGGCTGGACTTACTTCGATCGTTCTGCCTGCCGGCCGCCCACAGGCTACTCGCTCGGATCTGCCGGTGAGAATCGCCGGAGCCGGAAGCCGGGGAGTTGAGCTGTTTGACGGCTCTCTGACATACAGTTCTGCTTCCCCGGTCGGACAGATCGAGGTCCGCGGTTTGACGGCGGCGCTGAAGCGCCGTCCGAGCGGTAACGGTTCCCTTGAGCCTGCCCGTGCATCGATCGACGTCGTCCACCTCGAGATAAACGGCCTTGAGGTCGGGACTGATAGTCTGCTGGCTCAGGATTCAATCTCCATCGTTATGGCCGCTCCGCTCATGGTCAGCCGAGGAGACATGGTCAGTATCAGATTGACCTGCGACCTTTCCGAATCAGCCCCGGTCGGAAACATCGTGGTCATCTTCGCAGATTCGTCGTTCTTGCAGATTACTGACCGGAGCAGCGCGACCACCGTCTATCCTGTTCTCTCTGGAGTTGTATATCCTGTCGACGCAGGTGAGATTTCGGTAGTTGCAGCCGACCTGGGGGCCTCGTTCACCAACTATCCGAATCCTTTTAATCCCGCGCGCAACGAGGCCACTACAATCGGTTTTGTGCTTAATGAGGCTGCCACCATCGATATCGACATCTTCACCGTCACCGGTGAGCCGGTAACAAACGTCGTGCGCCATGAGTTCCGAGCGGCAGGGGCTTATCAGTCAGATAGCTGGGGAGGCAATAATGGAGTTGGGCGGACAGTCCAGCCGGGCGTGTACTTCTGCCGGATTACGGCAACGTACGAGACTGGTCGTATTGAATCGTTCAGACGGAAAATAGCGGTGGTGCGATGA
- a CDS encoding 4Fe-4S binding protein, with protein MGHLVGKDLYRKLGKKIDGLTARAPWNDTLYAILRELYTPAEAELVVRMPYGLSDIARIQAATGVDRQQLERLLEQLCEKGLVLDVWAKEEYHYTVSPLIIGIFEFTMMRTRGELNTREWARLFHTYLQDRTTFYDANCGNGQRISSLRTLPYEETLDESARVEVLDYEKAEGIVSNARKVAIGICSCRHEKLHAGEKRCAVPLETCSSFDGAAETLIRHGMAKEISREEMRDRLARSREDGLVMCADNVRNDISFICHCCSCCCNVLLGVSRFGYPQMVVTSNFIARIDTDNCLNCGTCAAACPVGAIDEGGNGDFPKVNESICLGCGVCALRCQSSSLRLVSRAKRVFCPADTFERVILQSLEQGTLQNLLFSDPGKLSHSFLRGFVGGFLKLPPVKRSLLGDRLRSRFLTAIRRSPG; from the coding sequence ATGGGTCATCTGGTTGGCAAAGATCTCTATCGAAAACTCGGTAAGAAAATCGACGGTCTCACCGCCCGCGCTCCATGGAATGACACCCTATACGCAATCCTGAGGGAACTCTATACACCGGCTGAAGCCGAGTTAGTCGTGCGCATGCCGTACGGTTTGTCCGATATTGCCCGGATTCAGGCTGCGACAGGGGTTGATCGTCAGCAACTCGAACGCCTGCTGGAGCAGTTGTGCGAAAAGGGACTCGTGCTCGACGTATGGGCCAAAGAGGAATATCACTACACTGTTTCTCCCTTGATCATCGGAATCTTCGAATTCACCATGATGCGCACCCGTGGCGAGCTCAACACCCGTGAATGGGCGCGGCTGTTTCATACATACCTGCAGGACAGGACGACTTTTTACGATGCCAACTGCGGCAATGGTCAGAGGATATCATCATTGCGGACGCTCCCTTACGAAGAGACGCTCGATGAATCGGCCCGTGTAGAGGTCCTCGATTATGAGAAGGCCGAGGGTATCGTATCGAACGCCCGCAAGGTGGCGATCGGCATCTGCTCGTGTCGGCACGAGAAGCTTCATGCAGGCGAAAAACGGTGCGCCGTACCCCTCGAAACCTGTTCCAGTTTCGACGGCGCCGCAGAAACGCTTATCCGACACGGCATGGCGAAGGAAATTTCTCGCGAAGAAATGCGCGACAGGCTCGCACGGTCCAGGGAAGACGGGTTGGTCATGTGCGCCGATAACGTCCGCAACGATATTTCATTCATCTGCCATTGCTGCAGTTGCTGCTGCAACGTGTTGCTGGGCGTCAGTCGGTTCGGCTATCCACAGATGGTGGTGACATCGAACTTCATCGCGCGGATAGACACAGACAATTGCCTCAACTGCGGAACGTGCGCAGCCGCGTGTCCGGTGGGTGCGATCGACGAGGGCGGCAATGGTGACTTTCCGAAAGTGAACGAATCAATTTGTCTGGGCTGCGGCGTGTGCGCATTGCGGTGTCAGAGCAGTTCCCTCCGATTGGTAAGCCGTGCCAAACGGGTCTTCTGCCCTGCCGATACCTTCGAACGAGTTATCCTGCAGAGTCTGGAGCAGGGGACGCTGCAGAACCTGCTGTTCAGCGATCCCGGAAAACTCTCGCACAGCTTCCTTCGGGGATTTGTCGGCGGATTCCTGAAACTGCCTCCTGTCAAACGGTCACTCCTTGGCGACAGGCTTCGTTCGCGTTTTCTGACCGCCATAAGAAGGTCCCCTGGCTGA
- a CDS encoding cytochrome B6 yields MKARKPNNRRCLLIPLLSVVVVVSFVYAQQGNVVSSYGPTNLSQSFDQIKAERMAVKAARAKEHMEMLNSRYDLTKKTAADIAMSGGKPIPIGPTAKLQGVTWEQLDKMTPDDMSGKGLFPYKPLPFADHAEGGMLFPEMITKELPRLIRFDLDFDLPEHFLPDPAPGIYLTTRPDLGDVSKGKLVTIDNYYEMFNGILNPKQLEGLRLLLTQFPQQQFNATEDRRTDKPSLGVTCFDCHANGHTNGANHLVGDIRPQEFRHRIETPSLRGVNIQRLFGSQRALKTVEDFTEFEQRAAYFDGDICMATKKGVNILERGSQVHFMAEFLALLDFPPAPKLNIYGQLDPAKAGAGELRGEGLFNGKAKCALCHPAPYYTDNSMHDLKAERFYKMEMVNGMMMAHDGAIKTFPLRGIKDSPPYLHDGRCFTLEDVVEYFNLVQQLHLSTQDKKDLVAFMRCL; encoded by the coding sequence ATGAAAGCAAGGAAACCCAACAATCGACGTTGCCTTTTGATCCCACTACTTAGCGTAGTTGTAGTCGTTTCGTTCGTCTACGCACAACAGGGCAATGTAGTGTCGAGCTATGGCCCGACCAACCTGAGCCAGTCATTCGACCAGATAAAGGCCGAGCGGATGGCGGTCAAGGCCGCCCGGGCAAAAGAGCACATGGAGATGCTCAACAGCCGGTACGACTTGACCAAAAAGACGGCCGCCGATATCGCGATGTCCGGCGGCAAACCAATACCAATTGGTCCAACGGCCAAATTGCAGGGCGTCACCTGGGAGCAACTCGATAAGATGACTCCCGATGACATGAGCGGGAAAGGGTTGTTTCCGTACAAACCCCTGCCGTTTGCCGATCATGCCGAGGGGGGCATGCTCTTCCCCGAAATGATCACCAAGGAACTTCCGCGGCTGATTCGGTTCGATCTTGATTTCGATCTGCCGGAGCATTTCCTGCCGGACCCAGCGCCCGGCATCTACCTCACTACTCGACCCGACCTGGGCGACGTTTCAAAGGGGAAGCTTGTTACCATCGACAACTACTACGAGATGTTCAACGGGATCCTCAATCCGAAGCAGCTTGAAGGCCTGCGGCTGCTGTTGACCCAGTTCCCGCAGCAGCAGTTCAATGCAACAGAAGACCGTCGTACCGACAAGCCGAGTCTCGGCGTCACCTGCTTCGACTGCCACGCCAACGGTCATACCAACGGCGCGAATCACCTGGTGGGAGACATTCGCCCCCAGGAGTTCAGGCATCGCATCGAAACACCCTCGCTAAGGGGTGTGAACATCCAGCGCCTCTTCGGATCGCAGCGCGCGCTCAAAACGGTGGAGGACTTTACGGAATTTGAGCAGCGCGCCGCGTATTTCGATGGCGATATTTGCATGGCTACCAAGAAAGGGGTCAATATACTCGAGCGCGGGTCGCAGGTGCATTTTATGGCCGAGTTCTTGGCGCTGCTTGATTTTCCACCGGCTCCCAAGTTGAATATCTACGGTCAGCTCGATCCGGCGAAGGCCGGCGCCGGCGAACTTCGCGGCGAGGGGCTGTTCAACGGCAAGGCCAAATGCGCCTTGTGTCATCCGGCGCCGTACTACACCGACAATAGCATGCACGACCTGAAAGCGGAGCGGTTCTATAAGATGGAAATGGTGAACGGCATGATGATGGCGCACGACGGCGCGATCAAGACCTTTCCGCTCAGAGGTATCAAAGACTCGCCGCCGTATCTACACGACGGCCGTTGTTTCACCCTTGAAGATGTGGTCGAGTATTTCAATCTCGTCCAGCAGCTTCACTTGTCGACCCAGGACAAGAAGGATCTGGTGGCGTTCATGCGCTGTCTGTGA
- a CDS encoding DUF1801 domain-containing protein: MAELKTKPTGRSVKEFLNRIDNDETRKDCQVLARLMKRITGAAPKMWGDSIVGFGDYHYTYGSGREGDWFLTGFSPRKQNLTLYLMFGLQTRPDLVKRIGKVKTGKGCLYIKTLSEIDLAVLEELVRSSVVATKEKFK, from the coding sequence ATGGCGGAATTGAAGACTAAACCGACGGGCCGGAGCGTTAAGGAGTTCCTGAACAGAATCGACAATGACGAGACCCGCAAGGACTGCCAGGTGCTGGCCAGGCTCATGAAGCGGATTACCGGGGCAGCGCCGAAAATGTGGGGAGACAGCATCGTAGGCTTCGGCGACTACCACTACACGTACGGGAGCGGGCGGGAGGGGGACTGGTTTCTGACTGGATTCTCGCCGCGAAAGCAGAACCTCACGCTCTACTTGATGTTTGGACTTCAGACGAGACCCGATCTGGTGAAGCGAATCGGAAAAGTCAAGACGGGAAAGGGCTGTCTGTACATCAAAACTCTGTCCGAGATTGATCTGGCGGTTCTGGAAGAGTTAGTGAGGTCGTCGGTAGTGGCGACAAAGGAGAAATTCAAGTAA